One Salvelinus sp. IW2-2015 linkage group LG4q.2, ASM291031v2, whole genome shotgun sequence DNA window includes the following coding sequences:
- the fam161b gene encoding LOW QUALITY PROTEIN: protein FAM161B (The sequence of the model RefSeq protein was modified relative to this genomic sequence to represent the inferred CDS: inserted 8 bases in 7 codons; deleted 4 bases in 3 codons; substituted 3 bases at 3 genomic stop codons), producing MQEQRTWLTCRLSGGCLSSGLLPAPTTEMKEAYKQQLQETEGTERAEKRIQQNSMLSAGFDRKSSADRQLDLFFSSQAGMGPRKSSSLSELVSGRXVYCRKSTQLRQSGRFVTSLQPGLLTQLFHTEDTALSDQGPTETSSSTLSKEEKKEAECQXKFRAVPVPGHVFLPLYDXMTQVRQRERKEGHEQRRDFLLSMQKPFSFLERDEKKREKLMQMISTVAQSQKAPMSGNQYREAIKDHAVSEHLKEEELRRTVRIQXEAQETLRKSTAPIETKSYXEPEPAPPTDXEGGSGLLDQKPTFQPKTNSXVPDFDSCTRPFRGSLKRAERXNVTKCQPFHLRTSTXASRPSRKSSEKEQVISAVLKKQFLWSLTSLSTDTLPTYITDAARKRCMSIRKSVEQKESKEQEXVEWMRRHRRGLSAMRSTLAVRAKVMDPHSSLKEVYHEKLKQHREADQQRTREYKKELQDMKARVTVRPYLFEQVSQKNAKVDAERIYRDKLREAGLNEQFVKTKGEEFGTAPVFILDDNDDVDDQSVESDMEKRDGNVDVGEKIEEVEEESMKTRVE from the exons ATGCAAGAGCAGAGAACATGGCTGACCTGCAGGCTTTCTGGAGGATGCCTGAGTTCAGGGCTGCTGCCTGCACCAACTACAGAGatgaaggaggcctac aagcaGCAGCTGCAGGAGACAGAAGGAACAGAGAGGGCTGAGAAAAGGATCCAGCAGAACTCTATGCTGTCAGCAGGCTTCGACAGGAAGTCTAGTGCTGACAGACAACTGGACCTGTTTTTCAGCTCTCAGGCAGGTAT GGGACCGAGGAAATCCAGTTCCCTGTCTGAACTGGTGTCAGGTAGGTAGGTCTACTGCAGGAAATCCACACAGCTT AGACAGTCAGGGAGGTTTGTCACATCCTTGCAGCCTGGGCTTCTGACACAACTGTTTCACACAGAGGACACAGCACTTTCAGACCAAGGACCAACAGAAACGAGCAGCTCAACACTAAgcaaagaggagaagaaggaggcgGAATGTC AGAAGTTTCGTGCTGTTCCTGTGCCTGGCCATGTGTTTTTGCCCCTCTATG GGATGACGCAGgtgcggcagagagagaggaaggaaggccATGAACAGAGGAGGGACTTCCTGCTCTCCATGCAGAAACCCTTCAGCTtcctggagagagatgagaagaagagagagaagctgatGCAAATGATAAGCACGGTGGCACAGTCTCAAAAAGCACCAATGTCAGGAAACCAATACCGAGAAGCAATCAAAGACCATGCTGTCTCTGAGCATTTAAAAG AGGAGGAGCTGCGCAGGACGGTACGCATCC CTGAGGCCCAGGAGACTTTGAGGAAGTCCACAGCACCTATAGAGACCAAATCATACTGAGAACCGGAGCCTGCACCCCCAACGGACTAAGAAGGAGGTTCTGGCCTTCTGGATCAGAAGCCTACCTTCCAGCCAAAGACCAACT AGGTCCCTGATTTTGACAGCTGCACAAGGCCTTTCAGAGGATCACTGAAGAGGGCAGAGAG AAATGTTACCAAGTGTCAGCCCTTCCACCTGCGGACGTCAA CTGCTTCAAGACCAAGCAGAAAGAGCTCTGAAAAAGAACAGGTGA TCAGTGCCGTTTTGAAGAAGCAATTCCTTTGGAGCTTAACATCACTGTCCACAGATACGCTTCCCACCTACATCACAGATGCAGCAAGGAAACGCTGTAT GTCCATCAGAAAGTCTGTGGAGCAGAAAGAGAGCAAGGAGCAGG GTGTAGAGTGGATGCGGAGACATAGGAGAGGTCTCAGTGCCATG AGAAGCACGTTGGCTGTCCGCGCCAAGGTCATGGACCCTCATAGCAGCCTGAAAGAGGTGTATCATGAGAAGCTGAAACAGCACCG GGAGGCCGACCAACAAAGGACGAGAGAGTATAAGAAGGAGCTACAGGATATGAAGGCCAGAGTAACTGTCCGTCCTTACCTGTTTGAACAGGTGTCCCAG AAAAACGCCAAGGTTGACGCGGAGCGTATATACAGAGACAAGCTGAGGGAAGCTGGTTTGAATGAGCAGTTTGTCAAAACAAAGGGAGAAGAGTTTGGAACGGCACCAGTCTTCATATTGGATGACAATGACGATGTTGATGACCAAAGTGTTGAGAGTGACATGGAGAAAAG